Below is a genomic region from Culicoides brevitarsis isolate CSIRO-B50_1 chromosome 2, AGI_CSIRO_Cbre_v1, whole genome shotgun sequence.
agttttaatttttttttaaatatttttttaattaaatacgatttaattttttgtttcctatcgtttatatttcaaaacgtgaactaaattaatttttaattaatttagttttttaaaactaaattaaaaattttatattaaatttcatttttaatatttttttcagatttgtttatatttatttaattaaaatatttttctctcaaaaatttttttcaaaaaaaaaaaaaaatcaaaccttttatttccatttttattttcaaatgtcAAATCTTTCACTCCTAAACTCCTCGCTTACTCACACAAGCAGCTACAAAACTCATCCATAATTAATCCCAGTGGGAGACACTTCTTATGTGACATGTACTCAGCATGCCGATGTCAAAATCAACCACGAACGTTCAATCtccttttatctcttttttttcctctttcttcTCTAACATCTCACAGCTAGTTGCCTTTGTGATtgctaattattatttgaattgaaGAGTTTGTTGTTGCGTTGCTACCGTATGGAAAATTTCGAAGTCGAGAGGGTTGAAACTGGGTCAAAAAAGCAATATTTGAAACTAATTTTCCTTCAATCTCTCTTTCGCTCGCATCGCATCCAACTAACCTCTAACACAATATGTTAATCATGTATGACTCTGATACGCCATTAAACAACATcgacagcagcagcagcaacagcagtgGAAACcattaaaatgattattttattatttacgtgATGCAAGTGGTAGTCAGATATTTGTGGCTTGAATAGAAGTTTGAACAACATATGAACTACTTAAATCATTGTTGTGTGTACGGTTTGTTGGCGAGCCGAGACAGattgaaagtttttgcatTGTAACAGATCAAGTAGTGgagaattacataaaaaatgttgcttTTTAACGGTTGAATGATCAGCGCAACCTTGTAAGAGTATTTGAGAGCGGACTGTGAAAATAGAGTGACCACCAATTTTACGAGATTAAAGCTCATTAAAAGTGTTCCGTTTGCCATTGTTCGCCATTCCTCACTTTTTTCTCTCCGTAATTTATCGTTTCGCGTAAAAATCTCGCATTGTTTGCCTACCGGAATCTAatccacatttttttgtttttttttcagatctcGTAGCATAACACCTTCGTCGTTTTCGGGAACTCCGCCACAACAATCACAATTGCAGCAACAACTACACAGCGAAATGACTCAATTGTTGCTGAATGGCagtagcagcagcaacagTGATGCGCGTCGCCAACTGACACcaaatccaaaaattgaattagagaCTGACTTAGGACATACAACGACAAACGGCACGTCATCGGGGAGTTTTCTGCCACCGCCACCTAATCAATTTAATGCGCGAAATTACTCGGATATCATGAGGAGTCTCGCTGCCAAATATAATTCGAATGCTGTTAATGAGTAaggattttatgaattattaaattggttaaaaattaataaatttaatttacttaagttcattttaaatcaaaaaaaaaaaattataaaaaaaataaaatttaaatttaatttttttaaattaattaatttaaatttttttattaatttttaactatttattttttaaattattttttaattaattaaattattttttttttattaaatttattatttttttttaatttttacaattttttttgtcactttcagaccaaatcaaaaatttattgagccACCAAGGATGCCGGGAATGTCAACGCCCAAACGTAAAGGAAGTCCAAATGTCGTAATGAAGCCCGATCGAGTATCGGCTCCTCCAACACCTTCTTTGTCAGGCACAAATCCTCTGTCATTATTCACTGGTTTGGGCTTCGGCGGTGGAATGTTTCCGCCATTCGTTGATATGAGCAGTACTCAAGCGTTGATTGCtttggtaagaaaaaattttattcatttatttaagcctcaaaattaatttttttttatctgttgacttactaaaaaattgtatcaaaaattatggtTCAAaactaaagaattaaaaatatttttaatttttaactttctaacattttttacaatttttttttaaatttacatcttacaatttaaattaactaactttaatcaaaaacatctaattttttaattttttttttttttttgaattgtaaaaatccaataattttttaaaaatatttatttttcttcttaatattttaGGCTAAAATCGCAAAAGAAGCAGAAATCCaacaattaatgaaaaacatgGGAAAAACTGTCCCCACATCGCTTCCTTCCCCGCCAGCACCGCAATTTCCGCTCGCCGCATTCCCCTCGTCACTTTTCACGCCGCCCAGTCTTTCCTCCAGCTCCACATCTGTCGCACCACTCCATCCTGCCTTCAAGAGTCCCTCGAACGAAACCGCTTCCCTTTCCGTAATCGATCAACCGGCTGCCCTGGACTTGAGTAATGCCGGTGCCCCGGTGGCCAAACGCCTCAAATTGTCTCCCGATCAACGACAAATCGCAAATTCGTCACCTAGTCTGCACATCAACACGACATCCAACAGTCGGAGCTCGAACAATTCTAGTCCCAATGTCAATGCGAGCAGCAACAAAGTGAAATGCCGAGCGGCAGAACGCGAAGAAGTGAATGCATGGACCGTTGAACAGGTCTGCGATTTTGTGCGGAGCATCGATATTTGCGCGGAATATGTGGAGGTAAGTGGATCacgtttttttgtcatcatcatcttttgtttttgcttttttgttacaattacCTTTCACTTTCCACGACGCCGGGGAACGTAATAAGAACGTTACTTTCAATAGTAATGACGAACACAAAATGCCATTTTTGGctcgaaataataattacgaCGTACAATCCCACCAATTATCACGATTAGACGCTTAACATTGCCATCCACTCAATTTGCATCTGTCGCgttgcaattatttttcaatgaatactCATTCTAATTCGTCGTCGTTtgtgttttagtttttttttctctggaaGGTGcgggaaatgtgaaaaaaaggaaaaaaatcaaaaattctctaaattttttaaaattttcttttagttaaaaatttatttttttttttaaatttaaataaattaaataattaattacctaatttaaattttatttttcaagaatttttcattttcagaatttaatattttttgttattttttttttttattaagaatgttttaaaaaaatttaagaatttttattttttttgttttttttttttattttttgtttattttatttttaagaaaatttaaaaaaataaataaattctttaaatttttgatttttactttgttttaaattaaattaaattaattaataaatttattaaattaattaatttaattttaaattaaatttattaaattaattaattaaaaattattcaaattaaaatataaaaaaaaattaaatgaaaatgaaaaattcttgaaaataataaatttaaaaataaaaaatatttttaaaattattaaaaaaaaaattaaatatgtaacttaaaaattaaaaatgcatagttttttttttgaattaaaatttcccgCACTTTTCTGCAATTTGCTTTATGAGagcaaatataataaataaaaataaatattttcctctGTTTATGATAATTGTAAACATGAGACgctgatgatgacgacgatgaagTAATATTTCGTGCAACTGCAACGTTTTTTGAGGCTATTTGCGCTGCATATGTTagctcaaaaaattcatgcaCGATCAtgatttttgcattattaCAGTTCTATGacacaaaactttatttttgtttgagtgGAGGGAGATGCAGTGCCAGCAAATCGTGAACTTTGTGGGTGCTTCAATTCACTTTTGTTGCGTTAACGAGTAATTATTTCCTAATATCGTCTTTCTGCGCGGCAGCGGCAATTATCGGGAGAATCCGATACACCAGaagatgataaatttatgcaaCTTCTGGTAATAAATTTCCACTGCACCATCCGtaaatcaaacaaacaaacaaactgcaataatttttctcttgtctCGGACTTTACTCACGCTCTTCGCGTACttgcaagaaaaaatgaggaaaaaaactgCTCGCGTTGTTTATGGTTCATTACATGATAAAATAGCACCTTATCATGTAGTTAGCTGTaagttctcttttttttgtgctgcatGGACGTTACTTACCTGCCCtgaacaaacaataaataataatagttgcATAGATTCACGTAACATTTCCAGCACAACACAACTCGACCAACTCCAGAATTATTGctaaactattattatttatttatttaaactagaaaaaaaacagaaagaaaTGCAGCCACGTACGACGCAAGGTGTAATGATACAAACTTTCAACCATCGTATCTCGCATTATCGCAgctcagcagaaaaaaatcgtcgtACAGGACAGGAGATATTGTCTCGTTGCTCTTTAACAAATGATTTACTTCCTAGAACATGATGTTACAATATTAACCGGACATTTCTTACATGATTTAATGGTTTATTGTTCTGCGCACGTACAACTAGAAAACGAATGTTTGGTGTCTCTTCGTAAACGTGTCGCGTAATTTATGACATTGTATCGTGTTTGGCTCGTAGATAAATgaaaagatatatttttaacggttttttttgtgcttttggaGAATGTTGACAACtggttaacaatttttttgacagatgtcaaaagcttcaaatttttgaaggatcttttcttgtaaaaaaattattgatttaaatctgatcggttttgataaaaaaaaatgctttttaaagatttttattaatttaaaaaaattgtttttttgagTATCAAgagatttagtttttttttatgtaattgaaaaatttaattttttacttgatttaaaaatttaattaaaaatttaattaaaaatttaacttacaaaattatataaaaaatagagaaaattcgaacgaaatttttattaaataaaaaaaatatcttattttatctcaatttttaattttattccgtacctactttttttttgtttgatataaatttttaaaaattatttttttttatttgaaaatgaagtttttttttatttaatttcaaaaatgaatttttgttttaaagtttcaacaaaattttattggtgaaaaaaataattaaaaaaattcgctttgaaacttataaatttaaataaatgcttGAAATCTGAATTATAAATAGAtcttaattagaaaataataaatttcttccttAATTTTATAGCTTTGgggatcacaaaaaaaatagattttttatttcgtttcatttatgacggcaaaaatttcaaaaatttacgatttttgttgtttaattaattattctcgaaaaattgaaaatttaatgtcgtaaaatataaatttgtttgatattGAGctcttaaaagaatttttttaggttcatatttttcacactattgaatcaatcaaaaacttaatttacaaaaattatctctagaagtcaaaaataattttttaacctaaaaatagAAGTcacatgttaaaattaaatttgaattcaagCATTCCTGAACAAAAACTCATCAACACATTTCGCGTTTAATTAAAACCGGAGCGAAATTCCATTATCACCTATTTGTTATAATGTCACTTTTAGGAAAAAACTGCAAGCCTCTAAGCTGGCAAGGTGGAACAACAACGCAAAGAGTCAACaacaaattatcattaaaacatTCTCGAGTCGAGCCGTGTAGAGAATTGCCTCGGAGCTACTGCAAAACACAGCAACTACATGTCGTCATCCGCGTAACGCAGagagatattttaataatttagataaaaatttaaattaaaaacaacgcTCTTCAAATGCTTCTGCATTCGGTGCATGtcttcgtcgtcttcttcGTACTTTTTGCATTGGAGGCCTCAATAAATCATTATTAATTGTATGATATCAGATTTATTATCATGCTACTAACTTATTACCAGTCTTTTTTGCTCTTTCTGCGTCTATGCACGAGCAATGTTGCCATATTCCCTCGTTTTTCTATGCAACGACGTGTTTCGTCGAGGAAGGTTGGTTCATTCAACTATGCGATACTTGATTGCCGCATGTACACGACAAATTGTTCCAGATGTCcggataatgatgataataatgacaAAACAATGTTGAGGCACTTGGTGAATTCGCTTTTCTTCCGAAGggcacaaatatttatttttgccgcGCACCACTAACTACCTAAATAGATAgtagttataaatttttcttgttctgtGATGTTTTTTCCTTATGATGTTGCGCCGTTAGCGATGGGCTCTCGTTTCGCGCAACAAACTCGCGAGACGAGAACGAGATAAAAATCGATCATTTACCAAACAAATTActcgtaataaaattaaatggctCTGATTTCGATTTTGAGCTTCAGATTACCGATTTGCACGGTATGCTTGACACACACAACGTCTCTCTTGTCGATCACCACCGGTTCAACTTAAAAGCTCGAGTTCGATTGTCGATCAGATTGTTGCAAAGTTGCGGCACATCTTGACGATGATGAGCATgagaaggaaaaataaatcagtCCAAGTCACAATTTTTGTGTCTAAACGTTAAAGTAACAGGAAAATAGATAAATATAGAGTTTTTGCATGATCTGGCtctattttaaagtaaatggAAGAGAGCGACGAGTGCACCACGTAAATCATGTCatctattttcttttttatgtatttattaggGTCTCGGTCGATCAATGGACATGCAAAGGGGCGTGCAGTTGAATGATTTTcaccgaagaaaaaatataatttattttttttacgaatactTTTGTGAATGGAtcgcatgaaaattttaattttcgaatttttttaagaaaatctaatagcaaaattagattttaataaaattaattaaaaatttattttaaaacagtaaaaattatattttttacttatttttaattatttaaaattatatattttaataaactcaaattttgcaatttttttaaattcaattaaattaactaataaaatttattttaatcgattttttttaaattttttaaaattaattttaatgaattaaaaattttacctgatttttttaatttatttttttattgtatgttaaaatatttttttaaaatttcaatttataaaataatcaaatttttactgcaacaaaatgttaaaataacggaaaaaaatatttctcaatttaaattttattattaggtaagtttaaaaaaaaaatttatactattaaaatttaattcaaaattaatttaaattaaaattatattaatcataaaaaattatttatttatttttttgaaatttattaaataaacaatttttaaaaaataaaaatgaaaatttaattcgggCGTTAATTGTTgacatttccaaaaaattgttattttttaatttaattaatttttgaaatttatttattttttttttaaattaaaaattttatttaattattttttttataaatttattgaaaaaaattaaaaaatttgtaaaaaaatatttctaataagttctttaaaaaattttatttttttttgagaatcacTCATTTATCATACCCTCAAAATAGCATGTTCTGCCCTATTTGATACTGAAAACCTCTTACAGTAGTGGGTGCATGATATTGTCTTAACCACATTTTATGCATATCCAAGAAGTTAAGCAGTAGATTTCGCCACAGGTGTTCttcactgtttttttttctttaatttttttctattcaaatcTAGTGTAGTGACATGCAAATACAGGAGCTTACAAAAAGACttcaccaaaaaataaaaataaaaaaaagcaacgaaCCTcgtaattcacgaaaaaaggtcaaaagtcCATTCCGCATCTTTTCTCTTGGGCTCGACCTCTCTTTCATAACTCAActacagaaaaataataattatgattatCCTCGCAATCGTCTGATCTTTAACCATAAAAGCATACCCAAAGCAAATAAATGTACAAACATTGCACGAAGACCGAAGATCGTCGTAGTAGGGAGTCagttaatatatattttgtttttaataacgTGCATCATCTTTTGACTCAATCTCGTTCGTGCCCTT
It encodes:
- the LOC134830131 gene encoding probable serine/threonine-protein kinase DDB_G0282963, giving the protein MREIDTEAPVVWPAFCYSLTGDAPNSEDSPQTASSPSLQLPSSSPKLPNHHNNVAQVKNKRKTTNPIVSPINKMLTEHMLNSLQESSKKFLFNSSTATAATTNTLANAYYDKLKFASDNCTSSTITTTAATNNNSSVANTVAALAAAAAAATSPLAMHNNATSSPKLDYLRNGELSMLQQQQQQHNLNNNNTINNNNTIKSERLSPNNSGSNCGTAATAATNLGTNSNNNSSSHNNNNNNHEVQSTASRSRSITPSSFSGTPPQQSQLQQQLHSEMTQLLLNGSSSSNSDARRQLTPNPKIELETDLGHTTTNGTSSGSFLPPPPNQFNARNYSDIMRSLAAKYNSNAVNEPNQKFIEPPRMPGMSTPKRKGSPNVVMKPDRVSAPPTPSLSGTNPLSLFTGLGFGGGMFPPFVDMSSTQALIALAKIAKEAEIQQLMKNMGKTVPTSLPSPPAPQFPLAAFPSSLFTPPSLSSSSTSVAPLHPAFKSPSNETASLSVIDQPAALDLSNAGAPVAKRLKLSPDQRQIANSSPSLHINTTSNSRSSNNSSPNVNASSNKVKCRAAEREEVNAWTVEQVCDFVRSIDICAEYVEIFSNQSIDGTGLPLLTEEHLTGSLGMKLGPALKLRSLLKKKMEPCYCSACSKANSTSGDVPARPASADSGS